Proteins co-encoded in one Hymenobacter swuensis DY53 genomic window:
- the prfA gene encoding peptide chain release factor 1 — protein MLDKLEAIQRRFEDVSEQLTQPEAMSDMKRFKALNKEYKDLGKIVTEYKAYQSVLANIEGAKEVISTEKDEDFRQMAKDELELLYPEQERLEVYIKELLIPKDPNDSKDVIMEIRAGAGGDEAAIFAGDLQRMYMRYAEKNNLRMDLIDATEGTSGGYKEIILAVKGEDVYGKLKFESGVHRVQRVPATETQGRIHTSVASIVVMPEAEELDVQIDMNDVRKDLFMSSGPGGQSVNTTYSAVRLTHLPTGLVAQCQDQKSQLKNFDKALQVLRSRIYEIELAKKNEAEGAQRKSMIGGGDRSDKIRTYNYPQGRVTDHRIGFTVYNLASVMDGNIDEFVEQLRLAESAERLQEGVG, from the coding sequence ATGCTAGATAAACTGGAGGCCATCCAACGGCGCTTTGAGGACGTGAGCGAGCAGCTCACGCAACCCGAAGCCATGAGCGACATGAAACGCTTCAAGGCCCTCAATAAGGAATACAAGGACCTCGGCAAAATCGTGACCGAGTACAAGGCCTACCAGAGCGTGCTGGCCAACATCGAGGGTGCCAAGGAGGTGATTTCGACCGAGAAGGACGAGGATTTCCGCCAGATGGCCAAGGATGAGCTGGAACTGCTCTACCCCGAGCAGGAGCGCCTGGAAGTGTACATTAAGGAGCTGCTCATCCCCAAGGATCCGAATGATAGCAAGGACGTTATCATGGAAATCCGGGCCGGGGCGGGCGGCGACGAGGCGGCCATCTTTGCCGGCGACCTGCAGCGCATGTACATGCGCTACGCTGAGAAGAACAACCTGCGCATGGACCTCATTGATGCCACCGAAGGTACTTCGGGCGGCTACAAGGAGATTATTCTGGCCGTGAAGGGCGAGGACGTGTACGGCAAGCTCAAGTTTGAGTCGGGCGTGCACCGCGTGCAGCGGGTGCCGGCCACCGAAACTCAGGGCCGCATTCACACCTCCGTGGCGTCCATCGTGGTGATGCCTGAGGCCGAGGAGCTGGACGTGCAGATTGATATGAACGACGTGCGCAAGGACCTGTTCATGTCGTCGGGCCCGGGTGGGCAATCGGTAAACACCACCTACTCGGCCGTGCGTCTTACTCACTTGCCCACCGGCCTGGTGGCTCAGTGCCAGGATCAGAAGTCGCAGCTCAAGAACTTCGACAAGGCCTTGCAGGTACTTCGCTCGCGCATCTACGAAATCGAGTTGGCCAAGAAGAACGAGGCCGAAGGAGCCCAGCGCAAGAGCATGATTGGGGGCGGCGACCGGTCGGACAAAATCCGCACCTACAACTACCCCCAAGGCCGGGTAACCGACCACCGCATTGGCTTCACGGTGTATAACCTAGCCTCGGTAATGGACGGCAACATCGACGAATTTGTGGAGCAGCTGCGCCTGGCCGAAAGCGCCGAGCGTTTGCAGGAAGGCGTAGGATAA